The following nucleotide sequence is from Drosophila simulans strain w501 chromosome 3L, Prin_Dsim_3.1, whole genome shotgun sequence.
TGGAAAACACTACGTTTTTCTAACAGAAATTAATGCATTCAGTTGACAAGCACtgctttttttaaatttcttaaagATGATAATGGGATTCAAATCCAATGAAAAGAGGAGTACGTTTCATGCCATTCCTTATGTACTGAATCAACCGAAAATTCGCCGCGCCAAATTGATTGGATTTTTGTTGCACTCaattggtgaccccgacgttGATTGCTGAACCCAGTGCATTGAATTAGTTTACTTTTTCGATCGTCCACTTTACATAAAGTACAACAAAAGAGTTCTTGCGCACGGCCATgcgcctgtgtgcgtgtgagcaTGCATATACGTATGCATGTGCTCAGCTGGCGCacgtgtgcgagtgtgtgtgtgtgcgggagAGGCGTGGGGTGGCGTGACGTGGTTAACATTTATGGTTATCAGTTCGCGATCAGCGAGTCCATCGCCACCCACAAACGATCAATAAACAAAGTCCAATTTGAAGGGCTGTCTATCTGCAGCTGCGCCGTTCTTATCGGTTATTCCCTGTTAcgcatatgcacatatatatacagaaCATATAAGTAGTACATGGCACTGTCGGTCGTGCCCTTTGTTTCGAGTGTCACTGGGCGGGAATCGGTTGCTAAACACTGGTCACTACTATATGGTTATCACTCGGCGCCGTCGTGCCCGCCATTTACCTTTTTGGCAATGTTTTTGTGcgaattgatttgttttcttttgtaaGCCAAACGGTATGACCGTTCGAGTGCAATGACGATAAGACCGGTGGACAATCGGAAAATCGCCACTTTTGCCTTTAgtatttttctatatttagTATTCGCCACCAGGGCTGTCAAGCTGCAATGTAGTAAAGGAAATCTTAATAATTTGGCTAAAGATCTGCATCGATTTTATCACTTATTGCTTATTAATGATTGATTTTTAATCTAAGCTAACTTTtcaataaaccaaaaaatgtAGCTCATCAGTTTTAGGCAACTTATCCCAATATGGTTATTTGGTTTTTAGATTTGAAATGACCGAATAACCCCGAAACTAGTAATATTTACATTCCtcaataaacaattgaaagTACTAAGATCAAAATTCGATTCCTTGGTTAACTTTGGTTCTTAGTATGAAAAAGGTATTTTATTCAGTATTTATTAAGCCTTTACCGAAACGTGATTACCCTATTGGTTTGTGTCACTACTAAATGCCTGTCAGAAATTATTCGCAGAATTAAACGGCGAAATTTTTCTCGCACTTGGAAATTGGATTTTCGCTGAAAGTAAACGTTTAAAAAGTGGGATAAACCCGAATTAACCTATTTGGGGTCTTGGGCCTTCGTTTTAAGTGGTTTTAAGCAACTAAAAAGGTGAGCCCGTCGGCGGATCAGTAAATTCAACCGGCAGAcgcttttttgttggccaaaaatttgCAGACGTGAGCGCGTGAGTTTTTGGGGGGGTTAATGCCAAAAGATGTACATACCTGACCGTCGTCCAGTTGCAGGCGTAATGTCCAACGAGATCTACGACTCCTCCAATTCGCAGCTAAGTAGCGACGAGTATAGCCACGAGGAGGAGGAATACGACGCCCTGATGGACGCGGCGGTGAGCAAGCAGCGACCACAGAAGACGAAATCCAAGGAATCCGAGTCCGAGAAACCCGGAAATGGAGCTCCGGAATCGGAGGCTGCcactgagaaaaatgaaaagccgGATGACGAGGCGGTTCCACCTTCCACACGCTCAGAAACAATCCGGCGTATCCGCCAATTGCAGTTACAGCGGGGCAGGCTGCCCAATCTTTACTTCAAGCGTCGCAGTATTCGTTGGTAAGGCTTACTCTCCCAAAGAACCTACCGAAACTCTAATCCTATCTTATCCGATCCCACTTCAGGCTGCGACCCAATAAAATGGACTACAACAGCTATTTTGACGGCCTGATGGACTTGCTGCCCAAGCGCAGATTGAAGCACCTGGTTCGCTTCCATGCCAGGCAGCGCAGGACCTACgacagcaggagcaacagtcGTAGTCGCAGCCACAGCCGCAGTCTTAGCCGAAGTTGCAGTCGTAGCCGCAGTCGTAGTCGTAGCTATTCGCGCAGCCGCAGCGGCAGTGATTCGCCGGAACTTATTTGCCTTGACGACACGGAGAACGAGGATTCGCCTGAGAAACCAGAGCAAGAGCCGATAAGGGTTACGCCCATCAAGGAAAATATGTCTACGGTTCCGGCACCGCCCCAACTGAACTACGATATGCCAGAAAGGAAGAAGGCAAACCAACTTGGAAACAACGAAAACGGTGCCTCTATCCTCGACGAGTTCCTGGTAAAGAAGGATCCCCAGGAACCGGCCTTCGACTACGGAAAGCTCTCAGCGTCTCGGGAATTGGAACAGGCTCTAAAGGACCAGTCGCAAGATGCGCCAAATGAGGCAGAGTCGCTTGTGGTTGAGGCCACTCTTAAAAGACGCCGTTCGTTAACACCGCCCGAAAGCGACGAGAAGCGCGACAATGATGTAGGCAAGGATGATGATGTAATTGGGTTTCCAACGGTGCAGCAAAAGAAGCCAATAGAGGCAGCTCCACCATTAAATCTCCGAATGCCCAACACTCCACCGACTAATCCTCTTCAGCGTCAGCAGGCTTTTAAGCTGAGCACACCGTATACTTCTGCCGCCAATCAAGCTGACTCTTACAGTTTAAATACTCCATCGCCAACGGCCACCCAAATGCAGATATCCTATCCCAACGACAAGCTGTCAAATAACATGAAAGGTAATGCGACATTCTCGATTCAACAGGCAGCTTTAGCCCAAGTCGCTGCATCCTATGCTGCTGCACCACAAGTGGCTGCCCTCGCGCAGAGAGCTCCGTCTCAGGTTGCTCCACTACAACAAGCCCCCGTGCAACAGATGCACTTTCCAAGATCAGTTCCACCACAGCAGCTTCCTCCACCACAACAGCGAGCTCCACCACAGCAACGGGCTACAGCTCCATTCGCTCCACCACATAGATCAGCTCCACAGCAGCTAGCTCCACCACAGCAGCTAGCTCCGCCACAGCAGCTAGCTCCTCCACAGCAGCGAGCTCCTCCACAACAGCTAGCTCCGCCACAGCAGCTAGCTCCTCCACAACAGCTAGCTTCTCCACAACAGCGAGCTCCACCACAGCAGCTAGCTCCACCGCAGCAGCGAGCTTCCCCACAGCAGCTAGCTCCACCACAGCAGCGAGCTTCACCACAGCAGCTAGCTTCACCACAGCAGCTAGCTCCATCACAGGAGCTAGCTCCTCCACCGCAGCAGACAGATTCATCAAGACCAGCTTCGGTGCAGACTTCGACCCCTCAAAGGTATTCTAATCCACATCAGTTTGCCCAACCACAGCAGGTCCATCAAACGCCAGCTCAACTGCATCCTGCTCCAGTGGCTGCTCCCAACTTTGCGGTGCCCCAGCAGCCGCAACCCCGTCGATCGGAAACAGTGAGCACCCAGACGCAGGGTTCGGGGTCACCAGCGGCTTCTTCTTCGACAACCCGCCAAAAGTCATTTGTTGATCTCAACAACAGTGATGCAAACTTCCATTATCGCGTCAAAGAACTTTTCGATGAAATTAACGCGACAATGATTGATAAAATTGGCTCGCTGCCCGATGAAGAAGATTCATTGAAAAAAGAGCGCGAACGCATCGTTGCGGATCTTGCAGTCCTAGATAAGCTGATGGCCCAGAAAGAGGATGAATATAACCGACTGCTGTACTTGAGTCACATTAAGAAGGAGCTACTTGATCGAATAGAGCGAAAGGAGCGCACGATGCTTGTTAAAGACCTACTGCCTATCCTTGTCAACAAGTGCTGCACCAAGGATATCAGTGAGGTGCAGACGATGCTAGAAGAGGAAATCGATTCTCCAATGACCCCCAAGCATAGTCTGTCggcaattgaaaaattactGAATTACGCCGAGTTAAACCAGAACATCATACACACTCTGCGCGGGTAAgcattaaatgtttaattctAAGAATCCTAAGTTAAAATTGATCGTTTTCAGTTCCTTGCGTTTTAATAAACGCACACCGGCCGTATCTCCGCGCCATTTCGAGGATGACCAAATGCTATTTCGTAGAGATTCCTCGTACGTAAATCATCTATCATCGCGAGATCAGCGTTACGAATCTCGGGATGCGGGAAATGACCATCTGCTAGAGCGCAATCCAGACAGAGATCCGCCAGCCAAGCGACCAAAGCTAATCCACTCGCAAGACAGGtgagaaaatacaaattaaacataGAAACACATATACTAGAACATATTATTTTAACGTCATATAATTTCTAGAAACCAGGACATGGCAAGCTCCTCGTCACATTCGTCTATCAATCTTTCAGAGTCGCTCCGCAAGATTAGGTCTTGGAGAAATTTTTCGCATATTAGTAACGTCTCAATGGGGGACAATAATTCGGATAATGAATTACAGATGGATCCGCTGTTCAACAGCAGTCCGATGGCCTCCCATCGCCAACTGGCCATTAGACAGGTATGCACTTAATCACAATATTTTAGACATTCCCCTAAAATATGTGTTTCCATTTAGTCCTACCAAGAACAACATTCCGCTAATATCAACGACCAAGAGAATGTCAAAAAGAGGCACAAGTCCCACAAGCACAAGTCTCACAAGCACAAGTCCAACAAGGATAAGAGCACCAATAAGTCCCAGGGTGAATCTTCTGACACCATCAACGGTAACACAGGTAGGCAATGCCACGAGTGCAAGCTCTATGGAGCCACCGTCGTGTGCTCCCACTGCCAGAATGAATGGTACTGCAGTCGTCTTTGCCAGGTAAGCAATTTAGGATTTATTAtgcattttatgcattttttttaattgttatacACTGCGACGCATTGCAGAAAAAGTACCCATGTTTACCTATCTTTTACAATACATTCGTTACAGCTGAAAGATTGGGACACACATCGCAGCACTtgtggcatttaaatggaCTTTCCGCAGGACATCAGCATTACTAAACCATAACTATATAGACGTATCGCATATGCACTACTATATTTACTCAACCGTGTAACTCACTGAAGGATACAGGACACTGGCGGACCATTTTCAATTGCTTTTCATTGAATTAAGTGAAtcacaatttaaaatgcaatatgcCTAGCTATTATAAGTTGGTAGGgtttacatataataattataattcctTAATAAGTGCGCAACTAAATGTATGAATTTAGAGATTGAATCCAATTTGCTATGAACAACGCGCGAAATTCCTTTTGTTTCAAAATCGGATTGATCAAATGTTCCTCGTTTTCCCACTtcatcattttttgtttgaaaattaaatataattgacTTCTTGGTTGCTACATaaaagatatctatttaagaattaatatatttattttaattccatgctaaaggcaaaataaacaagttcatatttatttacaagcaatttttattaaattgttggGAACCAAAAAGTATTAGTTCAacgaaataaagaaaatgttaacacgatttattaaaattttagaaagtgttttttgaaattggtgcttataaaatataaaattttaccGTTTGCAGCACTGGTTGACTTGGCCAATCGATAATTGCGGTAAATTGGCGCCAAGTTTATTGTTCAAATTTCAAACAGAATTTTCTGTGGAATTCGAGCAAAGTTTTATGACAAATCACTCGTATCATGGAATTTTTCTAGACCTTTTAGGGCTTTGCCGTCACCTCATTTATTTACTGCGCCCGCGCAACTGGCACATCAGCTTGATGTCATTGATATGCAGCCGGAGTGGCTGCCTCCTGGACCACGGACCACGTCGCAGTTTACGGATGCGCAGCTGCCGGCTGCAGTAGAGCCGGAATTTCAGATTCGGATTCCAGACGGCACCGGCCGAGGCGGAGGGCGTGACGCATTTGTAGGCATATTGCCACCATAATCGAATGCTCTGCTTGGTGCTGTGCTGGAATCGAAAGGGGATTGGATTCAGTAAGTgtgggggtgtgtgtgtgtgtgtggagatGTAGTAAATATTATGGGACACCCTAAAAGAAGGTGTCCAACGGGGGAAAAACACTCACCATGTAGACGGGCAAGACGTAGAAGCGCTTGCACTCGCGCCTCACAAAGTTGAAGGCGATGGGGCGGCGGTACGTCGATGACACCTTGGTCAGGTGCGAACGGATCGCACTGGCGCTGGTGGAGCGCTGCAGACGCTGGAGCTgcaaaatgggaatgggaatatATAGAAACAGAAATAGGCGCGCGCACGTAATTAGTTTTTCCAAACAATTGAGCACATTTCGAGAACACAATTAATATGCGCAAAATGTTTGCGAAGAGTTCGCGCCAAATTTGGCTTGCAAATGATTCGAATCGCGCTGCGTTTCAACTGAATTATGGCCCATAACTGTGTGTACTCGGtactatattattatattattgtaCTTAAACTAGACACCTGGCTCTTGAAAACAATGCTAACTATGCCAGTAGAATTCGGATGGgatattcatattttattcgTATTTAAGCGGTGGTCGAAGAGAATAAAACTATagttaattttaatgttttttaagcAGCCAAACATTAAGTTGTTCTTAAAAGGAAGTAAAGGCACAGATTCCACTGTCTAAATTTGagtaaaaactaaacaaataaagcaataAAGATTAAATTAGAACatcaacatatatatttttcttcgccctaatgaaatacaaatttatcgTTTGATAGAAAACCAAAATCCAGTTGTAATAAAAATGCTTATCAAATGAACACGACTCCATAATAACAACCGTAAACACAAAGTTTATgtgctgttttatttatatcaataaaaagtaaaaagtatttgttttttttttttaggagaTATTGGTATTTAGCCATAACTGGGAAGACAGAAAGTTTGCTAAAATCcttatcatttaaattttataaacaattgtgAATGAAATGATAATATACCGACATTATCTAGATGATTAATCACCTGCCGAGCCAGAAATCGTTATCTTAAGTTCGGAAAACTCCACAATAGTTATGGTATTTATGGTTGGGGGAGTGGGGATCGCTTGGGTGGGGCTTTGTTGGGTTCGTTGTGTGTGGCTGTGGAGCGTGAGGtggtggggaggggggtgtCCCTGAACCTGCTTATCAAAGCGGCAAGCAAGTTGCAAGGCGGCTTGGATTGTTTTCGCAGTGAGCCGAAGTGACAGAGTCATCCAACTCGAAGTTGATAGCAATTAAGTGCGCTTATCAGTTTAGAGACGCGATTTAAATTAGCACCCCAATGGAAACACCCCCTCCCCTTAATCGCGCAGCACCCCCTCCCAACCCCCTTAATCCAGCGCTTTCTTGGCGCTTTGTCCTCGGCGATGACTACACGCCGACAAGTTTTTGCTATTATTAAACAGTTTTACAAGCCGCTAACGCTCAGAAATTGTTGCTAATTAGCCGAACCGCGCACGCCGGCGCAGCAGACCTTAAAAGCGACCCCTCGATGGGTACAGAGGGGGGCGGGGTGGAGGGTTAGGAGTGGGCTGCCACTAATAAAGGTGTGCGCTGGTATGAGCAGcgatgcactgcgagaaatgaTCCACTACATTGCACTTCTATACAAATCACTCTCTAATTATTTAACGATAACGTCAATAGCAGAAAGTttactttaataaataatatataatattatttaaataatattgtttaaattttaaatttaattataattataattttgaaaaataaatttaaaattgttaccttaaattgcataaataggcgtaaaaataatcaaatatcaaaaataaaatttaacaattatcattctttaatttacaattggtAAAACTTAAGGGGCTGTTTTTAtggttaaaattaaatatgaagaGAGGATAGCTCAATTCTGTCACATTTTATCCTAACTGCAAATGAGACCTATCGCATATTAATTGCACTCATTTTCTGTCAGTGCACGTGTCAAGATTGGAGGCAATCGAGCTGAATTAGATGCTGCTGGGGTCGATTGAGTGCAGATCAGGCGATGAGCAATCGAGTGCAGGGTGCAGCGAGCAGCGAGCAATTAGATTCTTcgaaaaaatctaaaaattatGAAAGGACCTTGGAATGCAATTTTGCTGTGTGCCACAATTTGCATGTGAATAATGGCAAAAATCACAGCTCTCGCTGTCaaacggtgcgtatgcgtaatatttatGTGCGCCGCACAGTCTGTCAGTTGGAAATTATGTTGTCCTAGCGTAGACTTTccctatttatttatgtatttattttttttagccatttgaACCCCGACAATTAACACGACAAAAAGCGAATCTAACGCTCCGTTTAAGCGATTTGTGTGCTCGCTCTTTAATGAAATTCGCTGCTGTGTTTGATGTTGTATTAGGGGTACGAGTAACGAGTATGTGCGTGCTACGGCCTTTTTGTGGCCCGTGTCCGTTGGGCCGGCACTATCGCCATCTCTATCTGCCCggctatatgtacatatatctgtcGCGATCGGTCGCAGGGTGTCGCCGTGCTGGGGTTTTGTGGCTATGACTCAGCGTCGCAACAACAGTAAGCAAATAGCGTTGAAGGAAGTTGGTGTCACGTCTATTAGATACCCATTAAATCTAGGAAGTTGtcacttttaaacttttgAGCTAAATACAGGCCAAACTATATACACTCATTGCTTAAAGGCATATCAAATTTGAAGTCCATGATCTTAGCAGCGATTTTTGTTCACagtttttctattattttcaattagctttttataaatagttttaattcactttaaatgtttgcttaaaaCGGAAATTAACTGAAAAGAAACATGGAGTTTTGCACTACCATACTTTTATCAGGACTATCGGCATTATAAACCCAAATGTATGCTACAAAAAATATCGTTCCCTTTTGAAGGCAACAAGGAAACTCTATAAGAACTCCCATACTTCTTAAAAGAAAGTAATATTTAGaagatatattatatagagTAAAGTAGGGAGTAGGgaaacatatgcatatgttttAAGACCTAAAATGCAGCACTCTCTTCAGTTGAAGTTTAAGATACATTTGCCCTACTTTTTTTTCCCAGAATCCCTGAATATCCAGCAACCAAATCGCTTTGACTCCCCATTGTGCGTACCATACCACCTGGATGGTCTAGCACACCCGTTGCACTCCACACACACCGGGTACCACAACTCCCACCACAATGAATGGCGGGCGCTGTGTTCCGTTCTGTTTTATTCTGCCAGTTGATTTCGGTTCGGGTTCGGATCCGCTCATTCAGTTCAGTAGTGCTCAGCTCGGTTGGAGCGACCACGGTTCGTGTCGATTGCGAATCCGCAGGCCAGCGTGTTCCGTTGCCATTGTCGGTTTGGATCGCGGAGAGGGTCTTGCAAGTAAAATTCATGTTAATGAATGttaatttatacatttgtAAGAATCTAAAATCTGTTTTTCCATACACAACAATTATTGACGCGCGGCACTCGCTTGGCGGCGATTTCGAATTTTGAAGCAGTCGCGCCCGAAACGTCGCCGCGAACGCAACGATCGGTTAACGGTAAAGCTATAGAAGGCCTCCCACTTTGGAACCAGTAGTAGTAGTCCTAGGGGAGATTAGACCAGAATGGATCCCGAGTTCGTGAACAAATACAATCAGGTCCTTAGCCGTCTGAAGCTGGTGGAGAACTTCGATGGCAGTGATCCTGGCAAGCTGCCGCAGTTCCTGCACAAAATCGAGGCCCTCATGCCGGCCATAAATAGTTTCGACGACTACTACAAGTCCCAGTTGATAGGACATATCAAAAATAAGTGCACAGATCGCGCCAGGGAGGCGGTCTTCACGCGACAAATGAGCGCACCCGTGGGCAATGGCAATTGCGCCGGGAATGGCCACCTCCTGAAGGCCGAGTCCTGGCTTAAGCTCAAGGATCAACTGCTGTACAACTATGCGGAGCGGGAGTCCAGCTACTCGCTGATACACAAGATACGCAGCGCTGTCCTGGACTCGAACATAGAGCTGTACTACCAGAAGATGGCCAAGCTCAAGCACAGACTGATCAATAGAAAGCTCACGCACAATGACACCCTGTATAGTCTCGAGGACATAGAGCGCATCACGCTGCAGGTGTTCCGGGATCATCTGCCCGAGCCGACGCACTCGATGATCCTGCGCCGGAATCCCAAGAGCATGGAGGAGGCCTATCGCTACATAGtggaggtgcagcagcagttcTACACGCAGAGCGGATCTCTGGCCAGTGACCACCAGGCGGCCACCTTCAGCACCAGCCACAAGCAGCAGTCCTACGGCGTGGGAatgggcggagtgggcgtgaGCACcgtgggagtgggcgtgggcatgGGCATTGGCATGGGCGCCGTCGGCCTGGGGGTCTCCTCCTACGTCCGTCAAATGTCCAACGACAAGGGCCAGCAGAGTAGCACGAAGAGCTACTACAATCAGTCGGCTCCGCCCGTGGGCGCCGGCAAGAATCATCCGATGTTCAAGAGCATGGGCAACCCCACCTTCAAGTCTAGCTTCAGCTACAATGGCACCAGCAGCAATTCGGGCATGGGATCGAATTACTCGAGTGCCAAGAAGTCGGACATCAAGCAGAActaccagcagcagaggaGCCAGAACTACTCGAAGACCTCATCGGCGAGTGCTTGGAAGAAGTAGTAGTGGTAGTAGCATGGCTAGACGATCTCCCCCTCCAATCGATCGGCGGTCCAGTGAGATAAGCGCATCGCGCATGACCTAATCCCTTGGAGCCTGTGACTAAGCCAGGGCAAAGTGATTGCCACCTCATGCTAATTACCCCGATAGCTCACCCTCTAATGGCGATGAGGTGGCCGAAGATTATAGGATGTGAATATAGATTAAATTGTGATGTGAGAGCCATACTGGGTGCAACGAGATGGAGGTGATCAGCCCTGTTCCGCGATAATCGTAACCAATCCCTATCAGTACAACTAAGACGATAATGATGTGAATGttcaaagaaaacaaataatacaaatgtTAATGTTATAACTAACAATGCGGCAATTTAAATACCTCCATGGATTAAGCGTACTAGATTGCACatgcaaataaaaccaaaccatgTGAATGCATACAGATGAAGATAATACAAATAGAAATTAAGGGCATTGCGATAATAGAAAGTTATGTACTAtcaactaaaaattaaaacaactAAAAGTATAGAATCACTAATTCGAGCTGATAGCAATGATCTTGTCGAAATACAAGATAATTAAGCCGATCGAGATAATTGAATGCATGATGTTCGATCTTCGGTAATGATGACATCGATCGCGTGTCCATCGATGATGATCGATCCGCGGACAGTATCGACATGTTAATTATTAGCTCATAAGACCCGAGTGTATATAGCTCCACCACACCTCAGCACCAGTCACATTACCCCCTATATCTATCCACCGCCAATCGCCTATTTTTAACAACAATCGCCCACCTTcaaattctgtttttttttgttaacaatAAAGTGTAAAGTCTAACAGCCTtagtgtatctgtgtgttggTCGGTCAGGGGTATCGAATTTGgcatagtttttgtttactcACAATTTGCTGGGCACTGGAACTGTGGGCGGAGCCCCGCGGATCATAGCCCATGTCCTGGGGCGCTGGCTCCGATTGCTGCTCCGGCAGCTTCACAGTCTTCGGTCTCGAACGCTCCTTGACATCCTTTTCGGGCTTGCCAAAGAGTCCTCTCTGCTCCGCCCGGCGAATCAGGTACTTTTCATTCAAATGAGTCAGGGTTTTGCGACGCACCAAGGCCAGGTAACTGCCCGTAACCTGCTGTTTGATGCAATCATCCTGGTTGATGCATATATCCGGCACGGTATCCTGCACGAACTCATCGATATCGGGTGTTACTATCAGATCAATGCTTTCCACACGCGGCAGTGGCGGAGCTGTGGAGCCCGCAGGTCCAGGAGCTGGAGGTTCCGGTTTGTCCTTCTTCCTGGGCGAATCCTTGCTCATTGCAGCTGCCGGAATGTTGGCTGCCTCCGCTTCGGCTATCGCCTCCAGACGCTTCTGCTCCTTGTACGCATTGCGATGCTTTTCCAGCGCCAGCTTATTGATCAGCTCCAGGACATGCTGCACCATATCCTCGTTCTCGGTGCCCACAATCGAGTGCGTTTGATAGAGAACGAATTGCACTTGGGGTCGCGACATCGACATGGTGAGGgtcagcagctgctcctcgagTATCATGGCCACCCGCTGGCGACCCTCGTCGCTGACCTCCGATTCGGTGAGCACCTCCAGCATGCTCAGATCGCCACCACGGGAGCAGATCAAATCGATGGGATCCGAGATTGCACTAAAGGAATTCGGCGGTGTGGCGAAGACACCCACAACCGTTCGAAAGCGA
It contains:
- the LOC6738328 gene encoding uncharacterized protein LOC6738328, giving the protein MDPEFVNKYNQVLSRLKLVENFDGSDPGKLPQFLHKIEALMPAINSFDDYYKSQLIGHIKNKCTDRAREAVFTRQMSAPVGNGNCAGNGHLLKAESWLKLKDQLLYNYAERESSYSLIHKIRSAVLDSNIELYYQKMAKLKHRLINRKLTHNDTLYSLEDIERITLQVFRDHLPEPTHSMILRRNPKSMEEAYRYIVEVQQQFYTQSGSLASDHQAATFSTSHKQQSYGVGMGGVGVSTVGVGVGMGIGMGAVGLGVSSYVRQMSNDKGQQSSTKSYYNQSAPPVGAGKNHPMFKSMGNPTFKSSFSYNGTSSNSGMGSNYSSAKKSDIKQNYQQQRSQNYSKTSSASAWKK
- the LOC6738326 gene encoding serine/arginine repetitive matrix protein 1, whose translation is MSNEIYDSSNSQLSSDEYSHEEEEYDALMDAAVSKQRPQKTKSKESESEKPGNGAPESEAATEKNEKPDDEAVPPSTRSETIRRIRQLQLQRGRLPNLYFKRRSIRWLRPNKMDYNSYFDGLMDLLPKRRLKHLVRFHARQRRTYDSRSNSRSRSHSRSLSRSCSRSRSRSRSYSRSRSGSDSPELICLDDTENEDSPEKPEQEPIRVTPIKENMSTVPAPPQLNYDMPERKKANQLGNNENGASILDEFLVKKDPQEPAFDYGKLSASRELEQALKDQSQDAPNEAESLVVEATLKRRRSLTPPESDEKRDNDVGKDDDVIGFPTVQQKKPIEAAPPLNLRMPNTPPTNPLQRQQAFKLSTPYTSAANQADSYSLNTPSPTATQMQISYPNDKLSNNMKGNATFSIQQAALAQVAASYAAAPQVAALAQRAPSQVAPLQQAPVQQMHFPRSVPPQQLPPPQQRAPPQQRATAPFAPPHRSAPQQLAPPQQLAPPQQLAPPQQRAPPQQLAPPQQLAPPQQLASPQQRAPPQQLAPPQQRASPQQLAPPQQRASPQQLASPQQLAPSQELAPPPQQTDSSRPASVQTSTPQRYSNPHQFAQPQQVHQTPAQLHPAPVAAPNFAVPQQPQPRRSETVSTQTQGSGSPAASSSTTRQKSFVDLNNSDANFHYRVKELFDEINATMIDKIGSLPDEEDSLKKERERIVADLAVLDKLMAQKEDEYNRLLYLSHIKKELLDRIERKERTMLVKDLLPILVNKCCTKDISEVQTMLEEEIDSPMTPKHSLSAIEKLLNYAELNQNIIHTLRGSLRFNKRTPAVSPRHFEDDQMLFRRDSSYVNHLSSRDQRYESRDAGNDHLLERNPDRDPPAKRPKLIHSQDRNQDMASSSSHSSINLSESLRKIRSWRNFSHISNVSMGDNNSDNELQMDPLFNSSPMASHRQLAIRQSYQEQHSANINDQENVKKRHKSHKHKSHKHKSNKDKSTNKSQGESSDTINGNTGRQCHECKLYGATVVCSHCQNEWYCSRLCQLKDWDTHRSTCGI